The following proteins come from a genomic window of Doryrhamphus excisus isolate RoL2022-K1 chromosome 12, RoL_Dexc_1.0, whole genome shotgun sequence:
- the marchf7 gene encoding E3 ubiquitin-protein ligase MARCH7 isoform X1 yields the protein MDSRSRRLPFCLSTSRSPYTSSPTPSSSSLGSNRLYSRDTGLNERFPRVSTTFKADVDQKSSRLLRSSRDYSNIDSHNSSWKMPTSVVAPTRPYEHLWTEFSISSRTKLADSDERLGRSSLLTSIDDGDSKRAKLAYSNRGLYSRATTTSLTGSTYNSNGHNNRATNKEKQSDPLESSWSSSCFLSRSSTSCSKPLLSSRDAETHNDPSLSGQRERRTRISELTSSLYQTDRVTSTYAQGARPKDTAYSSLSTGRESSPGHHVSSSTANRFSLARDLNNRPSSRVLTGSSSRPSSQEHADHSSSSSSSWYSTPPARPEVLLPLRPGLTGAEPQGRSSTRQLLSRLFSRSSSQDSSSSSSTLDDDSLSLESDEGSRMTAVESDSRRWQSNTSSSNHRRADLAPIRENKDCDMCAARMPSPGEPDEGSAAASGNYSWLSSSLRSRCPPLLCRLRRHARDKSASSPASLEEDLSRPQHLLRRWDDVELRASQDSNNYEEEEEEEYDDDEDEEEQGAVGLDFFGSACPRRQEEDKAPEVEDDSVGWSQLRRVPPFQNTSSTPQGGTERPLDGLTSPRTTTTSTITSSKQEKLRIIKERLLLEDSDEDEGDLCRICQMREESASNPLIQPCRCTGSLQYVHQECIKRWLCSKIGSGTDLEAITNCELCKDKLRLNIDNFDIQQLYRTHVQSEYDDFISSGLYLVVLLHFCEQRFSDVLGAVDAAGLFNLVRILPENVDNLENPHTQSDDESDYGRPSIEFSDLDDDLDDY from the exons AGTTCCCGCCTCCTGCGCTCATCCAGAGATTACAGCAACATCGACAGCCACAACAGCAGCTGGAAGATGCCAACCTCTGTCGTAGCGCCCACTCGACCTTACGAGCATCTGTGGACAGAATTTTCAATCAGCAGCAGGACTAAACTG GCTGATTCTGATGAGAGGTTAGGTCGGTCCAGTCTGTTGACTTCCATTGATGATGGGGATTCTAAACGAGCCAAATTGGCGTACAGCAACAGAGGACTGTACTCAAGAGCGACTACTACGTCCCTTACAGGGTCCACCTACAACAGTAATGGACATAACAATAGAG CTACCAATAAGGAAAAACAAAGTGATCCTTTGGAGTCGTCATGGAGCTCCAGCTGTTTCCTCTCGCGGTCTTCCACCTCCTGTTCAAAGCCACTGTTGTCCAGCAGAGATGCCGAGACACACAATGATCCAAGTCTGTCTGGACAGCGAGAAAGGAGGACGAGGATCTCTGAGTTGACATCTTCATTGT ATCAGACAGATCGTGTGACCTCCACGTACGCCCAAGGTGCTCGACCCAAAGACACCGCCTACTCCTCCCTTTCTACCGGACGGGAAAGTTCCCCAGGTCATCATGTGTCGTCCTCCACTGCGAATCGCTTTTCTTTGGCCCGCGACTTAAACAACAGACCTTCTTCTCGTGTTTTGACTGGCTCGTCCAGCCGTCCTTCATCTCAAGAACACGCCGAccactcctcttcctcctcctcctcctggtacAGCACCCCGCCGGCTAGACCAGAGGTTCTGCTCCCCCTGAGACCCGGCCTTACAGGTGCAGAACCACAAGGGCGGTCCTCCACTCGCCAGCTTTTGTCCCGCCTCTTCTCACGCAGCTCCAGCCAGGACTCCTCGAGCAGCTCGTCGACCCTCGATGATGACAGTCTGTCCTTGGAAAGTGACGAGGGCTCCAGGATGACTGCAGTGGAGTCCGACTCTAGAAGATGGCAGTCCAACACATCCAGCAGCAATCACCGCAGAGCAGACCTTGCTCCCATCCGGGAAAACAAAGACTGCGACATGTGCGCTGCCAGAATGCCATCACCGGGAGAACCTGATGAGGGCAGTGCTGCAGCCAGCGGCAACTACTCCTGGCTTTCCTCTTCCCTGCGGAGCCGCTGTCCTCCTCTTCTCTGTCGTCTGCGAAGGCACGCTCGTGATAAGAGCGCCTCCTCACCTGCCAGCTTGGAGGAAGACCTTAGTCGTCCTCAACACCTGCTGAGAAGATGGGACGACGTTGAGCTGAGAGCATCGCAGGACAGCAACAActacgaggaagaggaggaggaagagtatGACGATGACGAGGATGAAGAAGAGCAAGGTGCAGTTGGTTTAGATTTCTTTGGGAGCGCCTGTCCTCGCCGGCAAGAGGAGGACAAGGCACCCGAAGTGGAGGACGATTCCGTTGGCTGGTCACAGCTCCGCAGGGTGCCTCCATTTCAGAACACCAGCAGCACTCCTCAAGGTGGCACTGAGAGGCCACTGGATGGCCTCACGTCTCCtcgcaccaccaccaccagcaccatCACCAGCAGCAAGCAAGAGAAGCTCCGGATTATTAAGGAAAG GCTACTGCTGGAGGATTCAGACGAGGACGAAGGAGATCTGTGCCGAATCTGCCAGATGAGGGAGGAGTCTGCATCCAACCCCTTGATCCAACCTTGCAGATGCACAGGAAGTCTGCAGTACGTCCACCAGGAATGCATCAAGAGGTGGCTTTGCTCCAAAATCGGCTCTG GCACAGACTTGGAGGCCATCACAAACTGCGAACTCTGCAAGGATAAGTTGCGCTTGAACATCGACAACTTCGACATCCAGCAGCTGTACAGGACACACGTGCAG TCCGAATATGACGACTTCATCAGCAGTGGTCTCTATCTGGTAGTGCTGTTGCATTTTTGTGAACAGAGGTTCTCTGATGTCCTGGGGGCAGTGGATGCAGCAGGG TTATTTAACCTGGTGAGAATTCTTCCAGAAAACGTGGACAATCTCGAAA ACCCCCACACCCAAAGTGATGATGAGAGTGATTATGGCCGCCCTTCTATCG
- the marchf7 gene encoding E3 ubiquitin-protein ligase MARCH7 isoform X3: MDSRSRRLPFCLSTSRSPYTSSPTPSSSSLGSNRLYSRDTGLNERFPRVSTTFKADVDQKSSRLLRSSRDYSNIDSHNSSWKMPTSVVAPTRPYEHLWTEFSISSRTKLADSDERLGRSSLLTSIDDGDSKRAKLAYSNRGLYSRATTTSLTGSTYNSNGHNNRATNKEKQSDPLESSWSSSCFLSRSSTSCSKPLLSSRDAETHNDPSLSGQRERRTRISELTSSLYQTDRVTSTYAQGARPKDTAYSSLSTGRESSPGHHVSSSTANRFSLARDLNNRPSSRVLTGSSSRPSSQEHADHSSSSSSSWYSTPPARPEVLLPLRPGLTGAEPQGRSSTRQLLSRLFSRSSSQDSSSSSSTLDDDSLSLESDEGSRMTAVESDSRRWQSNTSSSNHRRADLAPIRENKDCDMCAARMPSPGEPDEGSAAASGNYSWLSSSLRSRCPPLLCRLRRHARDKSASSPASLEEDLSRPQHLLRRWDDVELRASQDSNNYEEEEEEEYDDDEDEEEQGAVGLDFFGSACPRRQEEDKAPEVEDDSVGWSQLRRVPPFQNTSSTPQGGTERPLDGLTSPRTTTTSTITSSKQEKLRIIKERLLLEDSDEDEGDLCRICQMREESASNPLIQPCRCTGSLQYVHQECIKRWLCSKIGSGTDLEAITNCELCKDKLRLNIDNFDIQQLYRTHVQLFNLVRILPENVDNLENPHTQSDDESDYGRPSIEFSDLDDDLDDY, translated from the exons AGTTCCCGCCTCCTGCGCTCATCCAGAGATTACAGCAACATCGACAGCCACAACAGCAGCTGGAAGATGCCAACCTCTGTCGTAGCGCCCACTCGACCTTACGAGCATCTGTGGACAGAATTTTCAATCAGCAGCAGGACTAAACTG GCTGATTCTGATGAGAGGTTAGGTCGGTCCAGTCTGTTGACTTCCATTGATGATGGGGATTCTAAACGAGCCAAATTGGCGTACAGCAACAGAGGACTGTACTCAAGAGCGACTACTACGTCCCTTACAGGGTCCACCTACAACAGTAATGGACATAACAATAGAG CTACCAATAAGGAAAAACAAAGTGATCCTTTGGAGTCGTCATGGAGCTCCAGCTGTTTCCTCTCGCGGTCTTCCACCTCCTGTTCAAAGCCACTGTTGTCCAGCAGAGATGCCGAGACACACAATGATCCAAGTCTGTCTGGACAGCGAGAAAGGAGGACGAGGATCTCTGAGTTGACATCTTCATTGT ATCAGACAGATCGTGTGACCTCCACGTACGCCCAAGGTGCTCGACCCAAAGACACCGCCTACTCCTCCCTTTCTACCGGACGGGAAAGTTCCCCAGGTCATCATGTGTCGTCCTCCACTGCGAATCGCTTTTCTTTGGCCCGCGACTTAAACAACAGACCTTCTTCTCGTGTTTTGACTGGCTCGTCCAGCCGTCCTTCATCTCAAGAACACGCCGAccactcctcttcctcctcctcctcctggtacAGCACCCCGCCGGCTAGACCAGAGGTTCTGCTCCCCCTGAGACCCGGCCTTACAGGTGCAGAACCACAAGGGCGGTCCTCCACTCGCCAGCTTTTGTCCCGCCTCTTCTCACGCAGCTCCAGCCAGGACTCCTCGAGCAGCTCGTCGACCCTCGATGATGACAGTCTGTCCTTGGAAAGTGACGAGGGCTCCAGGATGACTGCAGTGGAGTCCGACTCTAGAAGATGGCAGTCCAACACATCCAGCAGCAATCACCGCAGAGCAGACCTTGCTCCCATCCGGGAAAACAAAGACTGCGACATGTGCGCTGCCAGAATGCCATCACCGGGAGAACCTGATGAGGGCAGTGCTGCAGCCAGCGGCAACTACTCCTGGCTTTCCTCTTCCCTGCGGAGCCGCTGTCCTCCTCTTCTCTGTCGTCTGCGAAGGCACGCTCGTGATAAGAGCGCCTCCTCACCTGCCAGCTTGGAGGAAGACCTTAGTCGTCCTCAACACCTGCTGAGAAGATGGGACGACGTTGAGCTGAGAGCATCGCAGGACAGCAACAActacgaggaagaggaggaggaagagtatGACGATGACGAGGATGAAGAAGAGCAAGGTGCAGTTGGTTTAGATTTCTTTGGGAGCGCCTGTCCTCGCCGGCAAGAGGAGGACAAGGCACCCGAAGTGGAGGACGATTCCGTTGGCTGGTCACAGCTCCGCAGGGTGCCTCCATTTCAGAACACCAGCAGCACTCCTCAAGGTGGCACTGAGAGGCCACTGGATGGCCTCACGTCTCCtcgcaccaccaccaccagcaccatCACCAGCAGCAAGCAAGAGAAGCTCCGGATTATTAAGGAAAG GCTACTGCTGGAGGATTCAGACGAGGACGAAGGAGATCTGTGCCGAATCTGCCAGATGAGGGAGGAGTCTGCATCCAACCCCTTGATCCAACCTTGCAGATGCACAGGAAGTCTGCAGTACGTCCACCAGGAATGCATCAAGAGGTGGCTTTGCTCCAAAATCGGCTCTG GCACAGACTTGGAGGCCATCACAAACTGCGAACTCTGCAAGGATAAGTTGCGCTTGAACATCGACAACTTCGACATCCAGCAGCTGTACAGGACACACGTGCAG TTATTTAACCTGGTGAGAATTCTTCCAGAAAACGTGGACAATCTCGAAA ACCCCCACACCCAAAGTGATGATGAGAGTGATTATGGCCGCCCTTCTATCG